The Paroedura picta isolate Pp20150507F chromosome 2, Ppicta_v3.0, whole genome shotgun sequence sequence ATTGTTATAGACTGGCTGTCGATACATGTGCTGCAATATACACGTGCATAGCTAAattaaggtttgtttttttttaagatgatccCATGTACGCTAAAAATGCATACTCTATGCAATCTGGGTTTTGTATGCCAGGCTATGTCTCTTCCTGTGCCCTTGAGGACCACTCACTCACTCCGATGGTTTGCCTTCTCTCATTCAACTCCCCTTCAGCTTTTTCTTTTCGTTATAAATGGCATGGTTTTGAAATGGGCAACTTgggtttgtttaatttattcttactaaataaatgaataaaaccacGAAACGAGTGTTTGGTTTACCTCTTCAGCTGGAACTCCCTGACGCCTCACTTGACATTGCATGAGGAGAAAGCAGGAAGGCTATCAACTCAGCCAAGTACCGTTTGTAtgaattctaaaatacaaaatGACAGAGgatagacagccatctgacaacAATGCTGATTCTGCAGGCTTCAGCAGATCATGAGGGGCTAAGCTcccgtggccctttcttgcatgcccagggtaatgccaatcgccattttggggtcaggaaggaattttcctccaggccagattggtcTAGGAATCTTGGGATTTTTTGCCTTCTTTGGGTGTAGAGCAGGGGAGTGGAAaggaggtagctgtgaatttcctgcttttttcagaaggttggactagatgaatttTGGGTTACCTTCCCACTCTATATTTCTGTGTAAGCCAGGagacagaaggggggaggggtgaagaCCCCACCTTATACTCCTGGCTCGGCTCAGCCTCTTCCAATGTTCACCTACCCCACATTCGGAACACTTGGAACGTCCTCCACTGGTAAGAGGGAAGAAGAGTCCAGTGGTCCCTTCAAGATTTACAAAATGTATTCCGGCATAAGTCTTGGTaactcagagctcacttcatcaatGCATAGCCTGCAGCCCCTTCTGGCATCTGATGAAATGAACTGTGACCCACGAAGGCTGATGCTGGAAAACATATTGgttgtcttgaaggtgccactggactgctgttttatttttgctgcaacaaaaatcagaatacaaatataatacatGACTCTTCGTTTGTGGCtatatttatactccacttttcattctcctccgttttatccacctaacaaccctgtgaggtaggttaggcctgGAATGTacaactggcccaagattacccagtgagcttccatgggagaGGGGGTTATTCAAACCTGTGTCTGACATTCTAACGGGTGccgtacaccaggggtagtcaacctgtggtcctgcagatgtgcatgtactacaattcccatgagcccctgccagaaaatgctggcaggggctcatgggaattgtagtccatggacatctgcaggaccacaggttgactacccctggcccacactggctctccagaagcatACAAATTCACagttggtggttaagagcggcacccTGTaaactgaagagctgggtttgattccccactcctccacatgcagccagctgggtaaccttggactagtcacagccttgttagagctgttctcatagagcagtaatGACAGAATTTTCTcgggcccacctacctcataggatgtctcttgtggggagataAATTTGAGTGGATAGGCATAATGGCCTGAAATAGCACaaggaaatttgagtccaggaaattttattcaaggtgtgagctttcatgtgaatgTGAGGGAAAGCCTTCGGGGAGatcaggatataaataaataaataggataaataatgtctgaggaagagtgcttgcacttgaaagctcacaccttgaataaattttgctggtcttaaaggtgccattggactcaaattttcttgtggggagaggctgcAAACGTGGCCTTGAGTGGAttttcttttgggggtggggggtgtgacACAAAGTGGAATGGAATGTTAAGGGTTAATCTTCAGGTTCTTTATGGCATTGCCCAGCCTTTATTGCTTAACCAAATTACAGCATTAATTAAGAGAGGCTGCTAAAAGTGCTGCCTCTCAGCCGCTGTTCCCCCGAGGTCCCATCAAAAAGTGAATGAAGTCCGACAGTAAGGACAAGAGTTGTGGCCAATTCTGGGCGGTGATTTGTGTTCCCATTTCATTTGGAAATTGACCCTCCATCTGCCTACGGAGAACGCGCTCTTCCCTAGGTGCACCTGGAACAGAATTCACAGAGACCAAATGCCTattcccacccccgccccccaaaccGGCCTCAGTCCCTATGAGGAACCTCAGGGTCACCATTTGCAAGAGAAGCAGGCAGCTTTCCTAATAGGGCTCAAAATAAGACGGGTATTAAAACAAAAGGTGGCTTGATCCTTAGCATGGTTACTCAGAATTTGGCCCGACTGACATCGCTTTCTCTGAGCGCAGAGCTGTAGCCTGCCCTGCCAAGCGTTCGTGTGCTTTTCTCCAGACAACTACATGCTGtatgctttttaaatattttattgcagAACGCCTAACGATCAAAACAATTGGCCCTGATATTTTTATAGCAGGAAGCCTGAGAAAgcgtttgcttttctttcttacaAAAAAAGAGAGCAAGCACTTGAAAGTAAAGGTATGAAAGCAGATTTAAATCTAACCATAAATCGATCAAGGCAACATATCCCATAGAATGCCAGCCTGGCCCAAATTGGATATAAATTCTCACTGTCCGGCTCCCCTTTGCTTTCCGCTTCTCGCCACTCCCCTTTCTCTTGGGTAGCCTGTCTCTTACGGTTGTACACTTGTGGacttggtctgtccctctgtatTGATGCAAGCCAATTACCAGCCACCTCATCTTTAGCTGCcaacccaccacccacccaccctccttccaTCCCCCTTGCAGTTTGGCTGAGGCGTGCAGTGCTGGCAGGCAAGCCAGGCCCAGTTGTGCAGTGCAGAATCAACAAAGACTTGCCAGAGACACCTCATTTTGTCCTGTTTCCCCTtcacctctttctctcctcctgacaGCTCCCATATCCtcatccttctctccttcctccacaCCAATCAACCTAATTTTTAAATCTGATCCTTGGctgtatttgttatttatttactccattgGTACCCTGCCTATCTTTCCAATGCAGCTTTGATAATTCTCCCTCTCATTtttacctcacaacaaccccgtgggGGAGGTTAGGCTGATAATGCGTACAgagcccaagagcacccagcaagcttccacagcagcatGGAGTTTCAAACTGGGGTTTCCCAACCTCTGTAACACTCTaacccaagggtagtcaacctgtggtcctccagatgtccatggactacaattcccatgagccccagccatcatttgctggcaggggatcgtgggaattgtagtccatggacatctggaggaccacaggttgactactcctgctctaacccactctttttgatgtggaaacacatctactggcacaaTCAGGGACATGGAAAGGAATACAGACATGGTGTCCATTACTCCTGCCCCCCCGACAGGAAGCCAGATGACGAACGCTGCAGAAGATGGACAGGCCTGATACTGAGCCCTGCTTGTATGGCTACTGCCGCCCGTCTTCCACACTCAGCTCCGACAGAGGCCAAGGGCCCTGGTGTTCTGGCTTCATGTCAGGATGAAGGAGGCAGCCAAGGGGGCAGGGGTGGCTAGTGAGGTCACTAGTGAGGGCCGCCAGCCAGAATCAGTTTGTTGCAGATTacatgtttccacataatctgtgacaatctgattcttggaTATTTTATTCAACCATGGAACGAGATGTGGGGTATCTGGGATACTATTTCTTGTGGTCTTTTTTTCTGATTGCATTAAAATGCATGATTGTGTTAAGATGcatactttgctctggttcagcctcacttggagtactgtgttcagttttgggcaccatagttgaaaagggatgtaaataaactggagcgtgtccaaagaagggcaacaaagattgtgatgggcttggagaccaagaggtatgaagaaagattgggggagcttggtctgtttagcctgaagaggagatgactgcaaggggatctgaaaaccaacttcaagtatttaaatggctgccatggaaaggatggagcagagttgttctctcttgccctggagggatggactagaaccaatgggatgaaattaattcaaaagaaatcccatctaaacatccagaagaagttcctgacagagcggtttctcagtggaacaggcttcctcgggaggtggtgggttctccatctttggaaatttttaaacagaggctggatagccatctgacaaagaggctgattctgtgaaggttcaagggggtggcaggttacagtggatgagcgattgggatgtgagtgtcctgcatagtgcagggggttggactagatgacccaggaggtcccttccaactctacaataatagaatcatagagttacaataatagaatcataattATGCTtatgtccccccaccccaagggcTTCCCTGGAAATGTTTGTGGCTCTGCATTGTTTTTTATTCATCCTGCCTTTTCCCCACCCTTCGTTTTGTGGGGCAAGCCAGAAATGGCATagtttccccacccccttcttttcaccttcttcctgaacaggctcacacacacacaatcatttcAACTTTACAGTACAAATTTAGattccagtgacaccttaaagaccaacaagtttgattcatgagctttcgtgtgcacacacatttcctcagataaaaACAAATCACAAATGTATTAAATTGAACACGTGAACGTGCCTTATTGCGCATAcgcaaagaaaaaaagggggaaaggaagggggcagggcTGCTCACCCATCACCTAAAAAACCCCACGAGAACATGTGTTTCCCAAGTTAATGTGAACGGCATGAAAAGAAAGCGAATCCTCGGTATTGCCATTTGGAAACTATGTGTGCGGATAGCCAGGCGCTAATGCGAAGTCAACCTGCAGGTGCCCTGGAGAATAACGACAGCTGCAGAAACGGCCTTGAGTGTTTTTTGCAAACCAGGGACTTACTtctttcagatttgtagaaagatctctcTTCTCTGTTCATGGTTACCACCTCTGGACTTAAGTATCCagagatttggccatgttgaaaattagataCAATTGGTGATAATATGGAACAGATGAAGAAAAATATGAAGGCTGCAGACTGCTTTACTGACACCATCTGGAAGACTGAGGAGTAGGACATTATatgaagcaaaacaaacatgATCTGGAAggagggatcccccagaattagaaacatctccagactacagaaatccgcTTCACCAGTAGAAAATGTATGtttgggagggtggaatctatggggttgtactccactgaagttcatcttccccagcctccatccccaaatctcttcgAGTTTCTTTACTTGAATCTGGCAGTCCTTCCCTGACTGGCAGACTggggggacctagcaaccctatctGCAACTATTAAGCTGCCCGTTCCCCAAATTATGTGCTTTACAACTCTGTGAGTTTCCAAAGCCAGCATGCTCTTCACATCTTCAGGAGCCTCAGCAAATAAATTATTGCTAAGCACCATGAGAGGTGTCATTTTGATACTAAAACCCAGACTATAAAGCTCCGCTGGTTCAATCTTTTTAAAAGTGAGGCTTGGCAGTCTTCCAAAGAAAGAGTCCTAATTCTTTCATTCCTTATCTCATTGTTTTTAGGGCTCTCAATTTGTCCTTTttcttggcccattctgcacagactcagtgtggcaaattgtaatcgctactaaaatgcagttatgcacaacgtcgtacacaatctgccacactcctgaaaccgatccgcaaaaaccacttcgttgtagcacttccagggaaatcccaagaagtggattcaccctctggaaaacgctacactcttgcaaccaatctgcaacactagcggaaaagttttgtgcgttaccattgttgcggtttcagcaaagtccctccccctgtctctgatcttccggcaaagcgatcgcctttttttttcttggagcgagcggagagcaacgaaccggcgagccttcattcacccagcgaggcttccccggctgcagtctctccacagagctgttttaagtcaccaagcaccacacagccccatttgctggttccctttattttcggccgaaaatcgcacccgttcACTGGTTGGGGGAGGTTCACtcgggagcgtggcaacgataaaacggcagctcacacgccacctgctagctagatgggtctctctgctgcaacgaatcaaggcatattcgttgcaacgtgtttttttttttaacctgccttaaagggaaaggggcttttcgggagcatgataacggctgcccattggctgctcgtttgattgatggccaggggcgggacaaagctcggcaaatatcgcttcctggatagcgatttttgccgagaccggaaacctgtgggaaacgattgaaatgcaagtggattccactacaaaggcaggtatgcatgacaacgaattccactatttaaaattgtgttttttcgttccgaaaccaatttgcaacattgatcctggtgcggaatgggccatctctgttctgtttttcttctgtcTTGACACTAAATCCCAAACTTGCCAacctgggaaacatctggagctttgggtggagtttggggagggcagggaccgcAGCTGGGtaaaatgccagagtccaccctctgaagcagccattttctacagaggaactgatcttgccTCCGTGAACCCTAACCTCAAAGAATAAAGTCTTGCTATAGGGAATTTTTAGTAGTTGCCAGTTTTCTTACCCCAAATCTATAGAGAAGGAAAGACTAGAGTAGCACATACCAATCTGATTTTATCACACAAAACACAGTAAATTTTCATACAAGTGAATGGAGCACAATGCATTTTAATTCAATTGAGTGCAAGTTTTGTTGTTGAGGGAATGATGGAAGTAGTGATTTAATAAAATTTGTCTTTTCTGCACTctaagttttgtgtgtgtgtatgtgtgcgtctTTCTCACTCAAAACTCAAAAGAAGAAATTGTGTCTGTGTATATATTGATTCTTAGCTGTTTAACAGCCATGGTAGTTTGTGTAGAAGTATGACGAaatgagtaaaggtaaaggtatcccctgtgcaagcaccgagtcatgtctgacccttggggtgacgccctctagcgttttcatggcagactcaatacggggtggtttgccagtgccttccccagtcatgaccgtttaccccccagcagcaagctgggtactcattttaccgacctcggaaggatggaaggctgagtcaaccttgagccggctgctgggatcgaactcccaacctcatgagcaaagctttcaggcggctgccttaccactctgcgccacaagaggctcattgattatatatatatatatattgtatatatacaatatatattgaTTCTTAGCTGTTTAACAGCCATGGTAGTTTGTGTAGAAGTATGACGAAATGAGTATCCAACGATAAAACAGCAGGCCAAGGTCCTAAAAGCCGTTCTTGAAGAGTTGGATCCTGTTCTCTCTCCTCTTCGCCTTCTCAAATGGTGAGTTCATTACAGTTCTCCCCACCTTTTGTATGTCTTTGTAACAACTTTCACACATCTTTCTCCAAAAAGGACTCAACGTGGGttacaatgttattttaaaatcatGCCAAAATGAATTAAAACTATAGCAATACCAATTAGCAATGTCAAAAGGGCCATCTGATCACCCTGGAGCCGACGAAGCCGGGTGGAAACGGAACGACCAGAACTCTTAACTCTGCTGCAGAGAGATGGGAGCGTCCGGGAACATTCGTCTCCCCCTCCTGCACAGGACAGCTGCAGACTTATAACgcttgaggccagtggcacctttaaaaccaacgaagatttattcaaggcgcgagctttcgggCGCATGAACGCTTGCACCCGAAACATTCCGCCCACCCACCCCGCGGAAGAAACTACGTCTCCCAAGATGCTCGGCGACCATCTGGGGGAAGCCATCTCAACAACGCAGACCCCAATGGATGCTGGGATACGTAGTCCATGCCGCGCGCCCTCAAAGCCCCCGCGTTCCGGCAGGGGGCTTATATCCCAGCAACAACGGGACGCGCGAGAGGCAAGCATTAACTTCCGGGAGTCACTTCAAAGAGCGGGAAGCAGGTCGCTTTCGCTTCCCGGGCGCCTCGTTGCCGCAGAAACGGACGCGCGCTAGCGGCCGACTTCCGGCGAGGCCCGCGGGGCTGTCGCCTTGGCAACGCGAGGCGTCCGCGGCCTAGCGGCGGCATGGCTACGGCGATGACTCCCATCGCGGACGGCGAGTTCACGGCGGCCATCTACGGGCTGATCCGGGCCGGGCGCTTCGCGGAGGCGGCGGGGATCCTGAGCGGGGAGCTGCAGCGAGGCTCGCCGTCGCGGGCCGGCCTGTCGCTGCTGGGCTACTGCTACTACCAGCTGCAGGACTTCGTGGCGGCGGCCGAGTGCTACGAGCAGCTGACGGCGCTGCACGCGGAGCTGCACGACTACCGGCTGTACCACGCGCAGGCCCTCTACAAGGCCGGCCTCTACGCGGAGGCGCTGCGCGTCGCCGTCCCGCTGCTCGACGTGCCCGCCTTCCAGAGCCGGGCGTTGcgcctgcaggccgcggcccacTACGCCCAGGGCGACCTGGCCAGCGCCAAGGCCCTGGTGGAGCTGCAGCAGTCGGGCGCCGCGGGGGGCACCGCCGGGCCCGCCGAGGACCCCTCCGAGGTCTCCGACGCCGAGGTGAACATGGGCTGCCTGCTGTACCGCGAAGGGCAGCACGACGAGGCCTGCGGCAAGTTCGCCTCCGCCATGCAGGTGCTGGGCTACTGCCCGGAGCTGTCCTACAACATGGCGCTCTGCTTCTACGCCGCCAAGCAGTACTCGCCGGCCCTGAAGCACCTGGCCGAGATCATCGACCGCGGCATGCAGCAGCACCCGGAGCTGAGCGTGGGCACCAACACCGAGGGCCTGGACGTCCGCAGCGTGGGCAACACCCTGCTGCTGCACCGCACCGCCCTGGTGGAGGCCTTCAACCTCAAGGCGGCCATCGAGTACCAGCTGGGCAACCTGCAGGCCGCTCAGGAGGCCCTCACCGACATGCCGCCCAGGGCCGAGGAAGAGCTGGACCCGGTCACCTTACATAACCAGGCCCTGATGAACATGGATAAGCGGCCCACGGAAGGGTTCGAGAAGCTGCAGTTCCTCCTGCAGCAGAACCCCTGCCCGCCGGAGACCTTTGGGAACCTGCTGCTGCTCTACTGCAAGCACCAGTACTACGACCTGGCTGCGGACGTGCTGGCGGAGAACGCTCACCTGACTTACAAACTGCTCACGCCTTACTTGTACAATTTCCTGGACGCCATGATAACCTGCCAGACTGCCCCCGAGGAGGCTTTCCACAAGCTCGACGAGCTGGTGGGAGCGCTCACGGAGCAACTGAGGAAGCTTACCAAGGAGGTGCAGGAGGCGAGGAAGAACCGAGACGATGAGGCTCTAAGGAAGTCGCTGGGGGAGTATGATGAGACCCTGGAAAAATACGTCCCTGTCTTCATGGCCCAGGCCAAGATCTATTGGGACATGGAGAATTACCCCATGCTGGAGAAGATGTTCCACAAGTCGGTAGAGTTCTGCAAGGACCACGAAGTGTGGAAGCTTAACGTGGCTCACGTGATGTTCATGCAAGAGAACAAATACAAAGAGGCCATCAGCTTCTACGAGCCCATCGTCAAGAAGCACTACGATAACATTCTGCAGGTCAGCGCCATCGTGCTGGCCAACCTGTGTGTCTCCTACATCATGACGAGCCAGAATGAAGAGGCGGAGGAGCTGATGAGGAAAATcgagaaggaagaagagcagcTCTCTTACCATGAGCCTGACAAGAAGATCTACCACCTGTGCATTGTCAACCTAGTCATCGGGACTCTCTATTGTgccaaagggaactttgactttgGCATCTCCAGGGTGATTAAGAGCTTGGAGCCTTACAACAAAAAGCTGGGCACGGACACTTGGTATTACGCCAAAAGGTGTTTCCTGTCGCTGTTGGAAAATATGTGCAAGCACGTGATCATGGTGCGCGACACTGTCATTCAGGAATGTCTCCAGTTTCTTGAGCACTGCGAGATGTACGGGAGGAATATCCCAGCGGTGATTGAACACCctctggaggaggagaagatgcaCAGTGGGAAAAACACTGTGACTTATGAAGCCAGACAGCTGAGGGCACTGATGTATGAAGTTATTGGGTGGAATAAGTAATTGCTGTAGCATTGCTATGCACAGTCTTCTCTGGAATCAATCATCTTGGtgctttaaaatgctgttttgtcCGTATTTACTTGTTGCTCATTGGTAATGTTTGAAGTATATCAGAATTGTACAGAAACAAACACATTCTCAATCACAGAGGATGTTAAATATACATAGGCTTCAATATCTGAAAGTCAGACTTTAACATAAAATATTCTTCTGCTTTTATATGCTTATTAAGAGTTTAAGATTACTTATCTGTTTTATATGGAAGATTATTTGACTTCTGTTCTTCAGTTCTGTCCCTGAAATGTTGGATAAAATTTACTTGTTcgcttttttaaaaggaaaacatactagattggttttttgtttgtttgtttgtttgtttttgtattgaGGATGTATTTTTGaaatataagaaaaataaaagaagatTTTTCAAAACTTTGTGCAAAGTGGCACTGATATATTGAGGGGTCCTCATGCAGGAAAGAAgaaattatgaagaagagttggttcttatatgctgcttttctctacccaaaggagtctccaagcagcttacaattgccttccctttcctctccccacaaca is a genomic window containing:
- the IFT70B gene encoding intraflagellar transport protein 70B; translation: MATAMTPIADGEFTAAIYGLIRAGRFAEAAGILSGELQRGSPSRAGLSLLGYCYYQLQDFVAAAECYEQLTALHAELHDYRLYHAQALYKAGLYAEALRVAVPLLDVPAFQSRALRLQAAAHYAQGDLASAKALVELQQSGAAGGTAGPAEDPSEVSDAEVNMGCLLYREGQHDEACGKFASAMQVLGYCPELSYNMALCFYAAKQYSPALKHLAEIIDRGMQQHPELSVGTNTEGLDVRSVGNTLLLHRTALVEAFNLKAAIEYQLGNLQAAQEALTDMPPRAEEELDPVTLHNQALMNMDKRPTEGFEKLQFLLQQNPCPPETFGNLLLLYCKHQYYDLAADVLAENAHLTYKLLTPYLYNFLDAMITCQTAPEEAFHKLDELVGALTEQLRKLTKEVQEARKNRDDEALRKSLGEYDETLEKYVPVFMAQAKIYWDMENYPMLEKMFHKSVEFCKDHEVWKLNVAHVMFMQENKYKEAISFYEPIVKKHYDNILQVSAIVLANLCVSYIMTSQNEEAEELMRKIEKEEEQLSYHEPDKKIYHLCIVNLVIGTLYCAKGNFDFGISRVIKSLEPYNKKLGTDTWYYAKRCFLSLLENMCKHVIMVRDTVIQECLQFLEHCEMYGRNIPAVIEHPLEEEKMHSGKNTVTYEARQLRALMYEVIGWNK